A region from the Eulemur rufifrons isolate Redbay chromosome 21, OSU_ERuf_1, whole genome shotgun sequence genome encodes:
- the RFLNA gene encoding refilin-A, with protein sequence MRARMLPVFFGESIKVDPEPSHEIRCNSEVKYASEKHFRDKVFYAPVPTVTAYSETIVAAPDCTWRSYRSQLTLEPRPRALRFRSTTIIFPKQARSSFRTTLHCSLGRPRRSFTSSVQLQLCQDPGPGLPRPAGP encoded by the exons ATGAGAGCCCGGATGCTGCCCGTGTTCTTTGGGGAGAGCATCAAGGTGGACCCAGAACCCTCGCATGAAATCCG ctgcaACTCCGAGGTCAAGTACGCCTCCGAGAAGCACTTCCGGGACAAGGTCTTCTACGCGCCGGTGCCCACCGTCACGGCCTACAGCGAGACGATCGTGGCGGCGCCCGACTGCACGTGGCGCAGCTACCGCAGCCAGCTGACCCTGGAGCCGCGGCCGCGCGCCCTGCGCTTCCGCAGCACCACCATCATCTTCCCCAAGCAGGCCCGCAGCTCCTTCCGGACCaccctgcactgcagcctgggccgGCCCCGCCGCTCGTTCACCTCCAGCGTGCAGCTGCAGCTGTGCCAGGACCCCGGGCCCGGCCTCCCGCGCCCCGCCGGGCCCTAG